The following proteins are co-located in the Haloarcula rubripromontorii genome:
- a CDS encoding nucleoside phosphorylase, with protein MAKQPHLLVEPGDLTDIALVPGDPGRVDRIAGLCDDHEVVAENREYKLVNATYDGRELTICSTGIGSPSTAIAVEELEAVGVETLIRVGTTGALQEGIEIGDMVVANGAAKDEGTSQRYESKSVPAVPDYDVLSSLVDAAEANDEDVHVGPIATDDAFYAETDEYINDWEDAGLLAVEMEAAALFSLCRRKGLRSGAICTVDGNLVEGTQKGETEGEELPEKAKNNVERAIEISLTAAASL; from the coding sequence ATGGCGAAACAGCCGCATCTACTCGTCGAACCGGGTGACCTGACAGACATCGCGCTCGTGCCGGGTGACCCCGGACGCGTCGACCGCATCGCAGGCCTCTGTGACGACCACGAGGTCGTCGCCGAGAACCGCGAGTACAAACTCGTCAACGCGACCTACGACGGCCGCGAGCTAACCATCTGTTCGACCGGTATCGGGTCGCCGTCGACGGCCATTGCCGTCGAGGAACTGGAGGCAGTCGGCGTCGAGACGCTCATCCGCGTCGGAACGACCGGCGCGCTTCAGGAAGGCATCGAAATCGGCGATATGGTCGTCGCCAACGGCGCTGCCAAGGACGAGGGAACGTCCCAGCGCTACGAATCCAAGTCCGTCCCGGCCGTCCCTGACTACGACGTGCTCTCGTCGCTGGTCGACGCCGCCGAGGCAAACGACGAGGACGTTCACGTCGGCCCCATCGCGACGGACGACGCCTTCTACGCGGAGACGGACGAGTACATCAACGACTGGGAGGACGCCGGCCTGCTCGCCGTCGAGATGGAGGCCGCCGCGCTGTTCTCGCTGTGTCGTCGCAAGGGCCTGCGCTCGGGCGCTATCTGTACCGTCGACGGCAACCTCGTCGAGGGGACACAGAAGGGCGAAACCGAGGGCGAAGAACTCCCCGAGAAAGCCAAGAA
- a CDS encoding DUF63 family protein — translation MILPSGLALPPLEYTVALLAGTLVVTALLYALEPPIDQRTVVALTPWMALGGALHAFHQPPIEAYRPVVAPLFGAPAVYLTTFVTLGVVWITLTLFSVRRGHSETISRNLGYIGIGLLTVLLVIAVVMALESGLLGLIWPTVAVVVATVVTAVTVLAVALWRTPVVVRMRYAAPTVVFAHMLDGVSTAVGADVIGITERTPIPARIMEFAGTLPTASYLGKGWLFVFVKLLVAVAVVFLLDDYLEEEPVEASLLLALVTAVGIGPATNNIVLFLFSPV, via the coding sequence ATGATACTGCCTTCGGGGTTGGCGCTCCCGCCGCTTGAGTACACGGTGGCGCTTCTTGCGGGTACACTCGTGGTGACCGCGCTGTTGTACGCCCTCGAACCACCGATCGACCAACGAACCGTGGTCGCCCTGACGCCGTGGATGGCCCTCGGCGGCGCGCTCCACGCGTTCCATCAGCCACCGATTGAGGCCTACAGGCCCGTGGTCGCACCGCTGTTTGGCGCGCCGGCGGTGTATCTCACGACATTCGTCACGCTCGGTGTCGTCTGGATCACGCTGACGCTGTTCAGCGTCCGACGCGGCCACAGCGAGACGATATCGCGCAATCTGGGATACATCGGTATCGGGCTTCTGACCGTGTTGCTTGTCATCGCCGTCGTGATGGCACTGGAGTCCGGCCTGCTTGGACTCATCTGGCCCACCGTTGCTGTCGTCGTCGCAACTGTCGTCACTGCCGTGACGGTGCTTGCAGTCGCACTGTGGCGGACACCGGTGGTCGTTCGGATGCGCTATGCGGCCCCGACGGTCGTGTTCGCGCATATGCTCGACGGCGTCTCGACGGCGGTCGGCGCCGACGTTATCGGCATCACGGAGCGAACACCGATCCCGGCCCGCATCATGGAGTTCGCTGGCACGCTCCCCACAGCGTCGTATCTCGGCAAAGGCTGGCTGTTCGTGTTCGTCAAACTGCTCGTGGCGGTTGCGGTCGTCTTCCTGCTGGACGACTATCTCGAAGAGGAGCCCGTCGAAGCAAGTCTCTTGCTCGCGCTTGTGACTGCCGTTGGCATCGGCCCGGCCACGAACAACATCGTCCTGTTTCTGTTCAGCCCGGTCTGA
- the deoC gene encoding deoxyribose-phosphate aldolase, giving the protein MDEIPDRIEHTVLGPTTTPNDVRTCLDEALQYGMRACIPPWALPLATEYANVPLTAVIDFPHGQGQTDSVCQAAKLAWDAGADELDMVCNVGLLKAGEDDAVRDHITEIVASVPVPVKVIVEAPLLSDEELERVGQLVADADAAYLKTATGFSEGGATVHDVEILSKYLPVKASGGVGSWTEAKAMFEAGAERIGASSGDTIVREWQAETAGETVTEPETDPDDTDTADGY; this is encoded by the coding sequence ATGGACGAGATACCAGACCGCATCGAGCATACGGTCCTCGGTCCGACGACGACACCGAACGACGTACGAACCTGCCTCGACGAGGCGCTCCAGTACGGAATGCGGGCGTGCATCCCACCGTGGGCGCTCCCGCTTGCGACCGAGTACGCGAACGTCCCGCTCACAGCCGTCATCGACTTCCCGCACGGCCAGGGTCAGACCGACAGCGTCTGTCAGGCGGCAAAACTGGCCTGGGACGCCGGAGCCGACGAACTGGATATGGTGTGCAACGTTGGCTTGCTCAAGGCCGGCGAGGACGATGCCGTCCGGGACCACATCACCGAGATCGTCGCCAGCGTCCCAGTTCCTGTGAAGGTCATCGTCGAAGCGCCACTGCTCTCCGACGAGGAACTCGAACGGGTCGGGCAACTCGTCGCAGACGCCGACGCGGCCTACCTCAAGACCGCGACAGGGTTCAGCGAGGGCGGCGCAACGGTCCACGACGTGGAGATTCTCAGCAAATACCTCCCGGTGAAGGCCAGCGGTGGCGTCGGGTCGTGGACCGAGGCAAAGGCGATGTTTGAGGCCGGAGCCGAGCGAATCGGGGCCTCCAGCGGCGATACCATCGTTCGGGAGTGGCAGGCCGAAACGGCAGGCGAAACCGTGACCGAACCGGAAACAGACCCGGACGACACAGACACAGCTGACGGCTACTGA
- a CDS encoding tRNA (N(6)-L-threonylcarbamoyladenosine(37)-C(2))-methylthiotransferase: MARYHIETYGCTSNRGETQQIEQALREGGHHPADGPESADVAILNTCTVLEKTERNMLARAKELDNETPADLVITGCMALAQGEEFQRADIDAEVLHWDDVPQYVLNGECPTITPDTETVLNGVVGILPIARGCMSDCSYCITKQATGRIESPSVEENVEKARALVHAGAKEIRITGQDTGVYGWDRNQGTSLLPELLDRICSDIDGEFRVRVGMANPKGLHGVREELAAVFAEHDELYNFIHAPVQSGSDDVLADMRRQHAVSEYLEVVETLDDKLDYWTLSTDFIVGFPTEEPADHEQSMALLRETRPEKINVTRFSKRPGTDADDMKGLGGQVKKDRSKEMSEAKMELMAEAYEEMVGRTSSVLLVEDGTDESLVGYDEAYRQVVIADAQERGLAVGDTVDVEITSHNTVYAFGEPVERAQVAD, encoded by the coding sequence ATGGCCCGGTATCACATCGAGACGTACGGGTGCACCTCGAACAGAGGTGAGACCCAGCAGATCGAGCAGGCGCTCCGGGAGGGCGGGCACCACCCCGCTGACGGGCCGGAGTCCGCCGACGTGGCGATCCTCAACACCTGCACGGTGCTTGAAAAGACCGAACGCAACATGCTCGCACGGGCCAAAGAACTCGATAACGAAACCCCGGCGGACCTCGTCATCACGGGCTGTATGGCGCTCGCACAGGGCGAGGAGTTCCAGCGCGCCGACATCGATGCCGAGGTACTCCACTGGGACGACGTGCCCCAGTACGTCCTCAACGGCGAGTGCCCGACAATCACACCGGACACGGAGACGGTACTCAACGGCGTCGTCGGTATCCTCCCCATCGCCCGGGGGTGTATGTCGGACTGCTCGTACTGTATCACCAAGCAGGCGACCGGTCGCATCGAGTCGCCTTCGGTCGAGGAGAACGTCGAAAAGGCCCGCGCGCTGGTCCACGCCGGCGCGAAGGAAATCCGCATCACGGGCCAGGACACCGGCGTCTACGGCTGGGACCGGAACCAGGGAACGAGTCTGCTACCGGAGCTACTCGACCGCATCTGCTCCGACATCGACGGCGAGTTCCGCGTTCGCGTCGGGATGGCGAACCCGAAGGGCCTCCACGGCGTCCGCGAGGAACTCGCGGCGGTGTTTGCCGAACACGACGAACTGTACAACTTCATCCACGCGCCGGTCCAGTCCGGTAGTGACGACGTACTGGCCGACATGCGCCGCCAGCACGCCGTCTCGGAGTATCTGGAGGTCGTCGAGACGCTGGACGACAAGCTGGACTACTGGACGCTATCGACGGACTTCATCGTCGGCTTCCCGACCGAGGAGCCGGCCGACCACGAGCAGTCGATGGCGCTGCTTCGCGAGACCCGCCCCGAGAAAATCAACGTCACGCGCTTCTCGAAGCGGCCCGGCACCGACGCCGACGACATGAAGGGCCTCGGCGGGCAGGTCAAGAAGGACCGCTCGAAGGAGATGAGCGAGGCGAAGATGGAGCTGATGGCCGAGGCTTACGAGGAGATGGTCGGCCGCACCTCGTCGGTGTTGCTCGTCGAGGACGGCACCGACGAGTCGCTGGTGGGCTATGACGAGGCCTACCGGCAGGTCGTCATCGCCGACGCACAGGAGCGCGGGCTGGCGGTCGGCGACACGGTCGACGTGGAGATTACCAGCCACAACACCGTGTACGCCTTCGGCGAACCGGTCGAACGGGCGCAGGTCGCGGACTGA
- a CDS encoding DoxX family protein, with amino-acid sequence MGDDSSRSWLALGRLLFGFGVALQAAEDFRDMEDAIEYAESAGVPAPDLLAPLASGMMLVGGLGTAFWRLPRVSTGAVATFLAVVTPTMHDFWNADPDDRGGERLAFFGNLAMFGAAVTFLREAYSGD; translated from the coding sequence ATGGGTGACGACTCATCACGTAGCTGGCTCGCTCTTGGACGACTGTTGTTCGGCTTCGGCGTCGCTCTGCAGGCAGCCGAGGACTTCCGTGACATGGAGGACGCTATCGAGTACGCTGAGTCAGCGGGCGTCCCCGCGCCGGACCTGCTGGCCCCGCTGGCATCGGGGATGATGCTGGTCGGCGGGCTGGGGACGGCATTCTGGCGGCTCCCACGGGTTTCGACCGGTGCGGTCGCAACGTTTCTGGCCGTCGTCACGCCGACGATGCACGACTTCTGGAACGCCGATCCGGATGACCGTGGCGGCGAACGCCTGGCCTTCTTCGGGAATCTCGCAATGTTCGGCGCGGCGGTGACGTTCCTCCGCGAGGCCTACAGCGGCGACTGA
- a CDS encoding cation diffusion facilitator family transporter: MSRRATLRRVGLLVLGVNLLLVLLKAGVWFTTGSFAVQSEAINSAADTAYSLVIVAGLYLTTRPPDFEHPHGHERIEPFVSLFVAAGIFAAGGFVLWNAGTALLTGNIAVTQGPAAVLVLAFSAVAKYALYRYCLRAGTNRNSPALIATAKDNRNDILTAGAALVGVGGAMVGYPIADPLAALVVAIGIIYTGIEVVQENVTYLVGGAPPEDLRREILRRALDHPKVRGAHDVIAHYVGPEIDVSLHIEVEGDLTLFEAHDIETAVIKSIEELPEVDDAFIHVDPKELGEWKDDEEVERLADLE, translated from the coding sequence ATGTCACGCCGCGCGACGCTCAGGCGGGTTGGGCTGCTCGTTCTCGGCGTCAACCTTCTCCTCGTGCTGTTGAAAGCCGGCGTCTGGTTCACCACCGGAAGCTTCGCCGTCCAGTCCGAGGCGATCAACAGCGCCGCCGACACCGCCTACTCGCTTGTCATCGTTGCTGGGCTGTACCTGACGACGCGCCCGCCGGACTTCGAGCACCCCCACGGCCACGAACGTATCGAGCCGTTCGTCTCCCTGTTCGTCGCCGCGGGTATCTTCGCCGCTGGCGGGTTCGTCCTCTGGAACGCCGGCACCGCCCTGTTGACTGGCAACATCGCCGTGACACAGGGGCCGGCTGCCGTACTCGTGCTCGCGTTCTCGGCCGTCGCGAAGTACGCCCTCTACCGCTACTGTCTCCGCGCGGGCACGAACCGTAACTCCCCGGCGCTCATTGCGACGGCGAAGGACAACCGCAACGACATCCTCACCGCGGGCGCGGCGCTGGTCGGCGTCGGTGGTGCGATGGTCGGCTACCCTATCGCCGACCCGCTGGCCGCACTCGTCGTCGCCATCGGCATCATCTACACCGGCATCGAGGTCGTCCAGGAAAACGTCACGTATCTCGTCGGCGGCGCACCGCCGGAGGACCTCCGGCGCGAAATCCTCCGCCGCGCGCTCGACCACCCGAAGGTCCGCGGCGCACACGATGTCATCGCCCACTACGTCGGCCCTGAAATCGACGTGAGCCTCCACATCGAGGTGGAAGGCGACCTGACGCTGTTCGAGGCCCACGACATCGAGACGGCAGTCATCAAGTCCATCGAGGAGCTTCCGGAGGTCGACGACGCGTTCATCCACGTCGACCCGAAGGAACTCGGGGAGTGGAAAGACGACGAAGAAGTAGAGCGGCTTGCCGATCTGGAGTGA
- a CDS encoding HIT family protein, translated as MDKVFAPWRIEWVEREGPDSDVDCVFCAFQAQDDDRANNLVARSDHAFVLLNNYPYNPGHVMVIPHTHTGDYGDLDDETLLDHARLKQRTIDALETALSPDGFNAGLNLGGSAAGGSIDDHLHTHVVPRWNGDTNFMPVISDTKVIVEAVEETYDRLYTAFASQDGTTVPENGAVRID; from the coding sequence ATGGACAAGGTGTTTGCGCCGTGGCGCATCGAGTGGGTCGAACGCGAAGGGCCAGACTCCGATGTCGACTGCGTATTCTGTGCGTTTCAGGCACAGGACGACGACCGGGCGAACAACCTCGTGGCGCGAAGCGACCACGCCTTTGTCCTCCTGAACAACTACCCGTACAACCCCGGGCACGTGATGGTCATTCCTCACACCCACACCGGCGATTACGGTGACCTCGACGACGAAACCCTGCTCGACCACGCCCGACTGAAACAGCGGACCATCGATGCTCTCGAAACTGCGCTGTCCCCGGACGGGTTTAACGCCGGGCTGAATCTCGGCGGCTCGGCGGCCGGCGGCTCGATTGACGACCACCTCCACACTCACGTCGTCCCGCGGTGGAACGGCGACACCAATTTCATGCCGGTCATCAGTGACACGAAAGTCATCGTCGAAGCCGTCGAAGAGACGTACGACCGGCTCTACACTGCGTTTGCGTCACAGGACGGAACAACCGTTCCCGAAAACGGGGCTGTCCGAATCGACTGA
- a CDS encoding DUF7835 family putative zinc beta-ribbon protein, whose product MAAINDGVDMAEHCSTCDRETPHAVRVQIQTESNKRENAAFSREPYRVSECQICGTTTSTRMNNA is encoded by the coding sequence ATGGCAGCGATAAACGACGGCGTCGACATGGCTGAACACTGTTCGACGTGTGACCGTGAGACACCACACGCCGTGCGTGTCCAGATACAGACGGAGTCAAATAAACGCGAGAACGCGGCGTTTTCCCGAGAGCCGTACCGGGTCAGCGAGTGTCAGATCTGTGGCACAACCACGTCGACGCGGATGAACAACGCCTGA
- the map gene encoding type II methionyl aminopeptidase, with translation MTDVDFDSEQYEKCREAGEILAQVRDEAAERVEVGVSHLEIAEWAEDKIRELGGKPAFPVNISIDEEAAHATPERDDDATFGEEMVNLDIGVHVDGWLADTAVTVDLSGQAELAEAPAEALDAALDVAGPGVDVGQIGAAVEDVIEGYGYNPVVNLTGHGLGHWEQHTSPNIPNREVAQGATLDVGDVVAIEPFATDGRGKVQEGADEEIFALEREGSVRNRQARQVLEQITEEYRTLPFAARWLDSPRAEMALRRLKQQDIVHGYPVLKEQDDAYVSQKEHTVIITEDGCEVTTRSR, from the coding sequence ATGACTGACGTGGACTTCGATTCCGAGCAGTACGAGAAATGCCGCGAAGCGGGCGAAATTCTGGCACAGGTGCGCGACGAGGCGGCCGAACGCGTCGAGGTGGGCGTCTCCCATCTCGAAATCGCCGAGTGGGCCGAGGACAAGATCCGGGAACTGGGCGGCAAGCCGGCGTTTCCGGTGAACATCTCCATCGACGAGGAGGCGGCCCACGCCACGCCGGAGCGCGACGACGACGCCACCTTCGGCGAGGAGATGGTGAACCTCGACATCGGTGTCCACGTCGACGGGTGGCTCGCCGACACCGCGGTGACGGTCGATCTGTCCGGACAGGCCGAACTCGCCGAAGCCCCCGCGGAAGCCCTAGACGCCGCGCTGGACGTTGCTGGCCCGGGTGTCGACGTGGGGCAGATCGGTGCAGCCGTCGAGGATGTCATCGAGGGGTACGGCTACAACCCCGTCGTGAACCTCACCGGCCACGGACTGGGCCACTGGGAGCAGCACACGTCGCCGAATATTCCGAACCGCGAAGTGGCACAGGGTGCGACGCTCGACGTGGGCGACGTTGTCGCCATCGAACCGTTCGCTACCGACGGCCGCGGCAAGGTACAGGAAGGGGCTGACGAGGAGATCTTCGCCCTCGAGCGCGAGGGGTCGGTCCGGAACCGACAGGCCCGACAGGTCCTCGAACAGATCACCGAGGAGTACCGCACACTGCCGTTTGCCGCCCGGTGGCTCGACTCGCCGCGAGCGGAGATGGCGCTTCGCCGCCTGAAACAGCAGGACATCGTCCACGGCTACCCAGTACTCAAAGAGCAGGACGACGCGTACGTCAGTCAGAAGGAACACACCGTCATCATCACCGAGGACGGCTGTGAAGTGACGACGCGCTCGCGGTAG
- a CDS encoding isoaspartyl peptidase/L-asparaginase, with translation MHVIVHGGAGSPPESPATRQETLTDAAEQAAEAEHPMNAVLAALRPLESDPAFNAGVGGAVQSDGEVRTDAGLMTRDGQTGAACAMSGVVHATDVARAVATETPHVLLAGDEAVEFAAGSGVETGRDLTTAETRQRYERANPPDGGPADHLDWVREHFSGTDTVGAVATDGDRLAAATSTAGRWFALAGRVGDVPQIGAGFYADDRGGASATGEGEAIARFGLARRAVELLDTYGPRQAAEEAIAEFEDATGGRAGVIVLDRAGHTGAERNTAAMQTARR, from the coding sequence ATGCACGTCATTGTCCACGGCGGCGCGGGCAGTCCACCGGAGTCACCGGCGACTCGGCAGGAAACCCTCACAGACGCCGCTGAACAGGCAGCGGAGGCGGAGCATCCGATGAATGCGGTGCTGGCCGCGCTTCGGCCCCTCGAATCCGACCCGGCGTTCAACGCTGGCGTCGGTGGGGCCGTCCAGAGTGACGGCGAAGTCCGGACTGACGCCGGATTGATGACCCGCGACGGTCAGACCGGGGCAGCGTGTGCAATGTCTGGCGTTGTACACGCTACGGACGTGGCCCGTGCTGTGGCAACTGAGACGCCACACGTCCTCCTTGCCGGCGACGAGGCTGTCGAGTTTGCGGCGGGCTCCGGCGTCGAAACCGGTCGCGACCTCACGACCGCAGAGACCCGACAGCGATACGAGCGTGCGAACCCGCCCGACGGTGGCCCTGCCGACCATCTCGACTGGGTCCGCGAGCATTTCAGCGGCACTGACACTGTCGGCGCGGTTGCGACAGACGGGGATCGGCTTGCGGCGGCGACCTCGACCGCCGGGCGCTGGTTTGCGCTGGCGGGTCGGGTCGGTGACGTTCCCCAGATCGGGGCTGGCTTCTATGCGGACGACCGCGGTGGTGCGAGCGCGACCGGCGAAGGAGAGGCCATCGCCCGATTCGGGCTGGCTCGCCGCGCCGTCGAACTGCTTGACACGTACGGCCCGCGGCAGGCTGCTGAAGAAGCTATCGCCGAGTTCGAGGACGCGACCGGCGGGCGTGCTGGCGTGATCGTTCTCGACCGTGCTGGCCATACCGGGGCTGAACGGAACACCGCCGCAATGCAGACCGCGCGGAGATAG
- the icd gene encoding isocitrate dehydrogenase (NADP(+)): MGYDYDKVEVPDEGQQIQVTEDDELDVPENPIIPIIHGDGIGTDVGPAAQKVLEAAANATGRDISWMRVYAGQSARDKYDENLPDDTVEAIKEFNVAIKGPLTTPVGAGFRSLNVALRKTLDLYANVRPTYHIDGVPSPVKDPEEMDMVTFRENTEDVYAGIEWEAGTDEVEEVKEFVEDEMNFNETIHDGPVGIGVKPITEFGTKRLVREAIDYALEEDRDSVTLVHKGNIMKFTEGAFRDWGYEVAEEEYGENVITEDELWDEYDGEAPDDALVVNDRIADNMLQQLLTRTDEYDVIATMNLNGDYMSDAAGAQIGGLGIAPGANFGSARCLAEPVHGSAPKYAGEDKVNPTAMILSGRLMLEYMGWKDAGQLVRDAVEETISSGNVTYDLERQIEGGTKLATSEFAEKVVENIEKLA; encoded by the coding sequence ATGGGCTACGACTACGACAAAGTGGAGGTTCCCGACGAGGGACAGCAGATTCAGGTCACGGAGGACGACGAACTCGACGTTCCGGAGAACCCGATCATCCCGATCATCCACGGGGACGGTATCGGAACGGACGTCGGTCCGGCCGCACAGAAGGTGCTCGAAGCCGCCGCGAACGCCACCGGTCGTGACATCTCCTGGATGCGCGTCTACGCCGGCCAGTCCGCCCGGGACAAGTACGACGAGAACCTCCCTGATGACACCGTCGAGGCCATCAAAGAGTTCAACGTCGCTATCAAGGGCCCGCTGACGACACCAGTCGGTGCTGGCTTCCGCTCGCTGAACGTCGCGCTCCGCAAGACGCTCGACCTCTACGCGAACGTCCGCCCGACCTACCACATCGATGGCGTCCCGTCACCGGTCAAAGACCCCGAGGAGATGGATATGGTCACCTTCCGGGAGAACACCGAAGACGTCTACGCCGGCATCGAGTGGGAAGCCGGCACCGACGAAGTCGAGGAGGTCAAGGAGTTCGTCGAGGACGAGATGAACTTCAACGAGACCATCCACGACGGCCCGGTCGGCATCGGCGTCAAGCCGATCACCGAGTTTGGGACCAAGCGCCTCGTCCGCGAGGCCATCGACTACGCCCTCGAAGAGGACCGCGACTCCGTCACGCTGGTCCACAAGGGCAACATCATGAAGTTCACCGAGGGTGCCTTCCGCGACTGGGGCTACGAGGTCGCCGAAGAGGAGTACGGCGAGAACGTCATCACCGAGGACGAGCTGTGGGACGAGTACGACGGTGAAGCGCCCGACGACGCGCTGGTCGTCAACGACCGCATCGCCGACAACATGCTCCAGCAGCTCCTGACCCGCACCGACGAGTACGACGTCATCGCGACGATGAACCTCAACGGGGACTACATGTCCGACGCCGCCGGCGCGCAGATCGGCGGGCTCGGCATCGCCCCCGGTGCGAACTTCGGCTCGGCCCGCTGTCTCGCAGAGCCGGTCCACGGCTCCGCCCCGAAGTACGCCGGCGAAGACAAGGTCAACCCGACTGCGATGATCCTCTCCGGCCGCCTCATGCTCGAATACATGGGCTGGAAGGACGCTGGCCAGCTTGTTCGTGACGCCGTCGAGGAAACCATCTCCTCGGGCAACGTCACCTACGACCTCGAACGCCAGATCGAGGGCGGCACGAAGCTCGCCACCAGCGAGTTCGCCGAGAAGGTCGTCGAGAATATCGAGAAGCTCGCATAA
- a CDS encoding DUF7860 family protein, producing the protein MSQNWNADYATLAKRGFMLGAGLFLLGIAGEIAGSAVLGTLPAWGDTLLVDMELLGILVGLLAPLVFGVVLPLTE; encoded by the coding sequence ATGAGCCAGAACTGGAACGCGGACTACGCGACCCTCGCAAAGCGCGGGTTCATGCTCGGGGCAGGGCTGTTCCTCCTCGGCATTGCGGGGGAGATCGCTGGAAGCGCCGTGCTCGGGACCCTTCCCGCCTGGGGCGACACGCTGCTGGTCGACATGGAACTGCTCGGTATTCTCGTCGGACTCCTCGCGCCGCTCGTGTTCGGCGTGGTCCTGCCGCTGACCGAGTAA
- a CDS encoding cupin domain-containing protein — translation MEEVPQAACETVEAVDGVHLTQLAVGEQMSVQQFHIEPGAAVPEHSHRHEQVGYVVKGTFTFHVNGEEYVIGPGDSYVVPSEEPHEARNDGEEPVRGIDVFSPPRPNPDWQN, via the coding sequence ATGGAAGAAGTGCCACAGGCGGCCTGTGAGACAGTCGAAGCAGTCGACGGCGTGCACCTGACACAGCTGGCCGTCGGAGAACAGATGAGCGTCCAGCAGTTCCATATCGAGCCCGGCGCGGCTGTCCCGGAACACAGCCACCGCCACGAGCAGGTCGGCTACGTCGTGAAAGGGACCTTTACCTTCCACGTCAACGGGGAGGAGTACGTCATCGGCCCCGGAGACTCCTACGTGGTCCCGAGCGAGGAACCACACGAGGCGCGCAACGACGGTGAGGAGCCCGTCCGCGGCATCGACGTGTTCAGTCCGCCCAGACCGAACCCGGACTGGCAAAACTAA
- a CDS encoding DUF5817 domain-containing protein yields the protein MYAVVGCSDCSALWVTEGRPETTQCPRCGTRRKHEKRRKFVETDDEAHAREVRASMLANRQGEGDAFAELDSYAEMERQVDDAGVDDKTYLEDSGVDTDAVSAAADRAEQGAASGSSRKETVLSALRNLDQPTEADVVAYAEERGVPASYTRKALQKLVRAGEASESRGQYRLL from the coding sequence ATGTACGCGGTCGTCGGGTGTAGCGATTGCAGCGCGCTGTGGGTCACCGAGGGGCGGCCGGAGACGACGCAGTGCCCGCGGTGTGGCACGCGCCGGAAACACGAAAAGCGCCGGAAGTTCGTCGAGACGGACGACGAGGCCCACGCCCGCGAGGTCCGGGCGTCGATGCTGGCGAACCGGCAGGGGGAGGGCGACGCCTTCGCGGAGCTGGATTCCTACGCCGAGATGGAGCGACAGGTCGACGACGCGGGTGTGGACGACAAGACGTATCTCGAAGATTCGGGGGTCGACACTGACGCCGTGTCGGCGGCCGCCGACCGCGCCGAACAGGGGGCGGCCAGCGGGTCGAGCCGCAAGGAGACCGTCCTGAGCGCGTTGCGGAACCTTGACCAGCCGACCGAGGCCGATGTCGTGGCTTACGCCGAGGAGCGTGGCGTCCCGGCGTCGTACACCCGGAAAGCACTGCAGAAACTGGTTCGGGCGGGCGAGGCATCGGAAAGCCGGGGGCAGTACCGGCTCCTATGA